Proteins encoded within one genomic window of Fragaria vesca subsp. vesca linkage group LG1, FraVesHawaii_1.0, whole genome shotgun sequence:
- the LOC101294402 gene encoding isocitrate dehydrogenase [NADP], chloroplastic-like: protein MAFEKIKVANPIVEMDGDEMTRIFWRSIKDKLIFPFLDLDIKYFDLGLPNRDATDDKVTVESAEATLKYNVAIKCATVSTDLNRMKEYNLKQLWRSPNVTIRNILNGTVFREPIICKNVPRLIPGWTKAICIGRHAFGDQYRAVDLVIKGSGKLKLLFDGKDEKTELEVYNFTGEGGVALAMCNIVESIRAFAEASMTRAYEKKWPLYLSTKNTVLKKYDGRFKDIFQEVYEAKWKSKYEDAGIWYEHRLIDDMVAYAIKSEGGFVWACKNYDGDVQSDFLAQGFGSLGLMTSVLVCPDGKTIEAEAAHGTVTRHYRVHQNGGETSTNSIASIFAWTRGLAHRAKLDDNAKLLDFTRKLEAACIGTVESGKMTKDLALNVHGPKLARNHYLNTEDFIDAVAAELRAKLF, encoded by the exons ATGGCGTTTGAGAAGATCAAGGTCGCCAACCCCATTGTTGAGATGGACG GAGATGAGATGACTCGAATTTTCTGGAGATCAATTAAGGATAAG CTTATTTTCCCCTTTTTGGATCTGGACATCAAGTACTTTGACCTTGGTCTTCCTAATCGTGATGCCACTGATGATAAAGTTACTGTTGAAAGTGCAGAGGCAACTCTTAA GTACAATGTAGCAATCAAATGCGCCACTGTATCGACAG ATTTAAATCGCATGAAGGAGTATAACTTGAAGCAACTGTGGAGGAGTCCCAATGTGACTATTAGGAACATTTTGAATG GAACTGTTTTCAGAGAACCGATTATTTGCAAGAACGTTCCTCGACTTATCCCAG GCTGGACAAAGGCAATATGCATCGGAAGACATGCTTTCGGTGATCAATATCGAGCAGTTGATTTAGTCATCAAAGGATCAGGGAAACTGAAATTGTTGTTTG ATGGAAAGGATGAGAAGACCGAACTGGAAGTGTACAACTTTACCGGAGAAGGGGGAGTAGCACTTGCTATGTGCAACATTGTTGAG TCAATCCGTGCTTTTGCAGAGGCTTCAATGACCAGAGCTTATGAGAAAAAATGGCCTCTTTATCTTAGCACAAAAAATACTGTTCTTAAAAAGTATGATGGAAG ATTCAAGGACATATTTCAAGAAGTATACGAAGCCAAGTGGAAGTCCAAGTATGAAGATGCTGGCATATG GTATGAACATCGTCTCATCGATGACATGGTGGCTTATGCAATTAAAAGTGAAGGTGGTTTTGTTTGGGCATGCAAGAATTATGATGGAGATGTACAAAGTGACTTCTTAGCCCAAG GTTTTGGATCTCTTGGATTGATGACTTCAGTACTG GTGTGCCCAGATGGAAAGACTATAGAAGCTGAAGCTGCCCATGGTACAGTTACTCGCCATTATAGAGTCCACCAAAATGGAGGTGAAACCAGCACAAACAGCATAGCTTCTATTTTTGCTTGGACAAGAGGGCTTGCACACAG AGCAAAGTTGGATGACAATGCTAAACTGTTGGATTTCACTCGGAAGCTGGAAGCAGCTTGTATTGGAACTGTGGAATCTGGGAAAATGACCAAGGATCTTGCGCTAAATGTACATGGACCTAA ACTTGCTAGGAACCACTACTTGAACACGGAAGATTTCATTGATGCCGTTGCAGCAGAACTAAGAGCAAAGCTTTTTTGA
- the LOC101295173 gene encoding small ubiquitin-related modifier 2-like: protein MSGLMNTDKDNGKKPAAAASERKSTDVNLKVKSQKFRTMYFRMKRHTPLQKLVDVYTRKYDVYSFKFLYDGQGINPKLTALQSGMKDGDEIDAMLHADGGGRRC, encoded by the exons ATGTCCGGCCTCATGAACACAGACAAAGACAATGGCAAGAAGCCAGCCGCCGCCGCCTCCGAGAGGAAGTCCACCGACGTCAACCTCAAGGTCAAGAGCCAG AAATTTAGAACCATGTACTTCAGGATGAAGCGCCATACTCCACTTCAGAAGCTTGTTGATGTTTACACTAGGAAATACGACGTTTACAGCTTCAAGTTCCTCTATGACGGGCAAGGCATCAATCCCAAGCTCACTGCACTCCAG TCTGGAATGAAAGATGGGGATGAAATCGATGCAATGCTGCACGCTGACGGAGGTGGTCGACGTTGCTAG
- the LOC101299716 gene encoding uncharacterized protein LOC101299716 has translation MKSLGGNGSSGRLSMEENEDEETSRLAISTFQAREEEIERKKMEVKERVELQLGRAEEETRRLAQIWEELEALSDPNRKELANVRKKIDMVNRELKPLGLGCQKKEKEYKEALESFNEKNKEKAQLVTTMMELLTESERLRMQKLEELSKNIELSH, from the exons ATGAAGAGCCTTGGGGGAAATGGCAGCAGCGGGAGGCTATCAATGGAGGAGAATGAGGATGAAGAGACTTCGAGACTGGCCATATCAACCTTCCAAGCTAGAGAAGAGGAGATTGAGAGGAAGAAGATGGAAGTGAAAGAGAGGGTTGAACTTCAATTAGGTCGTGCTGAGGAAGAAACTAGGCGCTTGGCACAAATTTGGGAA GAGCTCGAAGCATTGTCAGATCCCAATAGGAAGGAACTTGCAAATGTAAGGAAGAAAATCGACATGGTAAACCGAGAACTGAAGCCTTTGGGACTCGGCTGCCAGAAGAAG GAAAAAGAGTACAAGGAAGCCCTGGAGAGCTTCAATGAAAAGAACAAAGAAAAGGCTCAACTTGTAACCACAATGATGGAG CTTTTGACTGAGAGTGAGAGGTTGAGGATGCAGAAGCTAGAGGAGCTGAGCAAGAACATAGAACTATCACATTGA
- the LOC101300004 gene encoding uncharacterized protein LOC101300004 has protein sequence MVNFSEVLFRQREVLDPKQRNPKCETVRLEWTSTRGETSCEAPSSDPQSHTRPFVCTIDDCRSTYRRRDHLNHRLLQHQGKLLSVQLRTVRVNLLFKVT, from the exons ATGGTT AACTTCTCAGAAGTATTGTTTCGACAGCGTGAAGTATTGGATCCCAAACAAAGAAATCCAAAATGCGAGACGGTTCGGCTTGAGTGGACTAGTACCAGGGGGGAGACCTCCTGTGAAGCTCCATCAAGTGACCCTCAATCACACACT AGGCCATTTGTTTGCACAATTGATGATTGTCGTTCTACTTATAGAAGAAGGGATCATTTGAACCATCGTCTTCTTCAGCACCAAGGAAAGCTTTTAAGTGTCCAATTGAGAACTGTAAGAGTGAATTTGCTTTTCAAGGTAACGTGA